Proteins from a genomic interval of Desulfofustis limnaeus:
- a CDS encoding OsmC family protein, with protein sequence MATEAKVSVRQISESASDGRAREFRIPCDRPEVKGGSNAGPMGGELFLLGLGGCFMSNLLAAIKARQARIEDVEIAITGVQDGTPTRFTEIAMHVSARHEDRAELEKMVVIAERSCVVANTLKQAVQLTITCA encoded by the coding sequence ATGGCAACTGAAGCCAAAGTGTCGGTTCGGCAGATTTCCGAATCTGCTTCGGATGGAAGGGCCCGTGAATTCCGGATACCCTGCGACCGTCCGGAAGTCAAAGGCGGGAGTAACGCCGGTCCCATGGGGGGCGAATTGTTTCTCCTGGGCCTCGGCGGGTGTTTCATGAGTAATCTGCTGGCGGCCATCAAGGCACGCCAGGCGAGGATCGAAGACGTCGAGATTGCTATCACCGGCGTGCAGGATGGAACACCAACCCGCTTTACCGAGATCGCCATGCACGTTTCGGCGCGTCATGAGGATCGGGCTGAACTTGAGAAAATGGTGGTAATCGCGGAACGGAGCTGTGTTGTCGCCAACACGCTGAAACAGGCGGTGCAGCTGACCATCACCTGTGCTTGA
- a CDS encoding amidohydrolase has translation MPTNLLLINCLLLAHAADRQLSYLLVRDGKIAAIGPMAACPLPDGMATIDGDGNLVLPGLINGHNHCAMTLFRGMADDLELSDWLYNHIFPAEAAHVNPEMVYWCTLLAAAEMISSGTTSVADGYFFSATAAEALRDAGMRAVVAHGIVDFPAPSVPDPSKNIETVEGFLRHWQGRSSLITPAVFAHAPYTCSPRTLRRAKELADRYGTKFFIHAAETANEQATVIDPQGPTPLQHLATLGILDAHTVLVHGVWLDGPDLDILAASGAAVVTCPQSNLKLGAGIAPVPQMLSRNIPVGLGTDGCASNNSLDLFREMDLLAKLHKATVRDATALPASRVLSCATKGGASVLGLTGCGTISEGAAADLVLVAIDQPHLTPFFNSDLLVYAASGADVRSVIIDGRLVMRDRQIVSFDVAATMQRVCAMAARSKHSVRRRPKTEN, from the coding sequence ATGCCCACCAATCTGCTGCTGATCAACTGCTTGCTGCTTGCCCATGCGGCCGACCGGCAGCTCTCCTACCTGCTCGTTAGGGACGGGAAAATTGCGGCTATCGGACCGATGGCCGCCTGTCCTCTCCCCGATGGAATGGCTACCATCGATGGCGACGGCAACCTTGTGTTACCGGGACTCATCAACGGTCACAATCATTGCGCCATGACGCTGTTTCGCGGCATGGCCGACGACCTCGAATTGAGCGACTGGCTCTATAACCACATTTTCCCGGCCGAAGCGGCCCATGTCAATCCGGAGATGGTCTACTGGTGCACCCTGTTGGCAGCAGCGGAGATGATCAGTTCCGGCACCACCAGCGTCGCCGACGGCTATTTCTTCTCGGCAACGGCGGCCGAAGCGTTGCGTGATGCCGGCATGCGGGCGGTGGTCGCTCATGGCATCGTTGACTTTCCGGCGCCAAGCGTCCCCGATCCGAGCAAGAACATCGAAACGGTGGAGGGTTTTCTCCGACACTGGCAGGGCCGGTCCTCGCTCATCACCCCCGCCGTCTTCGCGCACGCGCCGTACACCTGCTCGCCGCGAACCCTGCGACGGGCCAAGGAGCTGGCCGACCGATACGGTACGAAATTCTTTATCCATGCGGCCGAGACCGCCAACGAACAGGCAACGGTCATCGATCCTCAGGGGCCGACACCGCTGCAACATTTGGCCACCCTGGGCATCCTCGACGCCCACACCGTGCTCGTGCACGGCGTCTGGCTCGACGGCCCCGATCTGGATATTCTCGCCGCCAGCGGTGCAGCGGTCGTCACCTGCCCACAAAGCAATCTCAAGCTGGGTGCTGGTATCGCCCCGGTTCCGCAAATGCTCTCCCGGAACATCCCGGTGGGGCTCGGTACCGACGGCTGCGCGTCGAATAATAGCCTGGACCTGTTTCGGGAAATGGATCTGCTGGCCAAACTGCACAAGGCGACAGTCCGCGATGCCACGGCCCTGCCGGCCAGCCGGGTCCTGTCGTGCGCCACCAAGGGCGGAGCGTCGGTTCTCGGTTTGACCGGCTGCGGCACCATCAGCGAGGGAGCGGCTGCCGATCTGGTCCTGGTGGCGATCGATCAGCCGCACTTGACCCCCTTCTTCAACAGCGATCTCCTGGTCTATGCAGCCAGCGGCGCCGACGTGCGCAGCGTCATCATCGACGGCCGCCTGGTCATGCGTGACCGGCAAATCGTCAGTTTCGATGTGGCGGCAACGATGCAACGCGTCTGCGCCATGGCCGCGCGCAGCAAGCACTCAGTCCGTCGCCGACCGAAAACAGAGAACTGA
- a CDS encoding ArnT family glycosyltransferase, with translation MQLLIRFTYPLVLIIVFTVFFFAGLDGPIVIDYDEGVYAEVSREMYLGGEILIPRLNDSDFFEKPPLLYWLQMLGYDLFGITSLGARAGNALCGLLLVLVVYFGARRPLGDRTALYAALILGSSIISVYLARIAMTDMALTLFLTLCLTISWRGVERELQQRSGAPLFWLGCLFAGLAMLSKGAIGALFPLLTAVCYLFSIRRPGLLWKQSWLLPGGSILILVGFSWYLGLGFFHPEGFSFMRELFVEHHLSRFTAPMEGHSGPFYFYLIVLLVGFAPWFAFLPQALTTAPLTNHQAPADRFLRLFVIFSGLVFIFFSVAATKLPNYILPALPGLAVALAVLFNRDQEAAHPIWRWSAWLSATTILVLGLLFLAVPVVFPYLHEMLGKDARKAPILAEGARLGWSPWLLGAVFLVSAYLVFRVRAQRQRRVLFETLLVVSLLISGALLHIGIPFFDRLMNAPLARIARLADDLSPETEKIVLYAIDDRPSINFVSGRFTDRLAERDHQRLPDLFPPSAKRVGITTVYYRQRLHSLGIATDELARDGGYVLFRIATQTMSDSSANETHQETVEQKR, from the coding sequence ATGCAGCTACTCATCCGTTTCACTTATCCACTGGTCCTGATCATCGTTTTTACCGTCTTTTTCTTTGCCGGCCTCGATGGACCGATCGTCATCGACTATGACGAAGGGGTGTATGCCGAGGTATCGCGAGAGATGTATTTGGGCGGAGAAATTCTCATCCCCCGCCTCAACGATTCAGATTTTTTTGAAAAGCCGCCGTTGCTCTACTGGCTGCAGATGCTCGGCTATGACCTGTTCGGTATTACCTCTCTTGGCGCCCGAGCCGGCAATGCCCTCTGCGGTTTGCTGCTGGTGCTGGTGGTTTATTTCGGCGCCCGTCGACCACTCGGCGACCGTACCGCCCTTTACGCGGCTCTGATTCTGGGCAGTTCCATCATCTCTGTCTACCTCGCCCGGATTGCCATGACCGATATGGCTCTTACCCTGTTTCTCACCCTCTGTCTGACCATCTCCTGGCGGGGCGTCGAGCGCGAGTTGCAGCAACGATCGGGGGCACCGCTTTTTTGGCTTGGTTGCCTGTTCGCCGGCCTGGCCATGCTCAGCAAAGGGGCGATCGGCGCCCTGTTTCCGCTGCTGACCGCCGTGTGTTACCTGTTCTCCATTCGTCGCCCCGGCTTGCTATGGAAACAATCATGGCTACTCCCCGGCGGTTCGATTCTGATCCTGGTCGGCTTTTCCTGGTATCTTGGGCTTGGCTTCTTCCACCCGGAGGGGTTCTCCTTCATGCGGGAGTTGTTCGTCGAGCACCACCTGTCACGCTTCACCGCGCCTATGGAAGGACATTCCGGACCCTTTTATTTCTACCTCATCGTTCTGCTCGTCGGCTTTGCTCCATGGTTCGCCTTTCTCCCCCAGGCCTTGACGACAGCACCGCTGACCAACCATCAGGCGCCTGCCGATCGCTTTCTTCGGCTCTTTGTCATCTTTTCCGGCCTTGTCTTCATCTTTTTTTCCGTGGCTGCCACCAAGCTGCCCAATTACATCCTACCGGCACTGCCCGGATTGGCGGTGGCGCTGGCGGTATTGTTCAACCGGGACCAGGAGGCCGCCCATCCGATCTGGCGCTGGAGCGCCTGGCTCTCGGCAACAACCATTCTGGTGCTCGGTTTGCTCTTTCTCGCCGTGCCGGTGGTCTTTCCCTATCTTCACGAGATGCTCGGCAAAGACGCCCGCAAAGCACCAATCCTCGCTGAAGGGGCCAGGCTTGGCTGGTCTCCGTGGCTTCTCGGTGCGGTATTCCTGGTCTCCGCCTATCTCGTCTTCCGGGTGAGAGCGCAGCGCCAGCGACGCGTTCTTTTTGAGACCCTGCTGGTTGTTTCACTTCTGATCAGTGGTGCTCTCTTGCACATCGGTATTCCCTTTTTCGACCGGTTGATGAATGCGCCGCTGGCCCGCATCGCCCGCTTGGCGGACGACTTGAGCCCAGAAACGGAAAAAATCGTACTCTACGCGATCGATGATCGACCGAGCATCAATTTCGTTTCGGGGCGCTTCACCGACCGCCTTGCCGAACGTGATCATCAGCGGCTGCCGGACCTTTTTCCACCCTCCGCCAAGCGAGTGGGCATCACCACTGTCTACTACCGGCAGCGGCTCCACTCGCTCGGAATCGCCACCGACGAACTGGCTCGGGATGGCGGCTACGTCCTGTTTCGCATCGCGACGCAAACGATGAGCGACTCGTCGGCAAACGAGACTCACCAGGAAACGGTGGAGCAGAAGCGCTGA
- a CDS encoding PFL family protein: MLRSDQILSTVEMIQKENLDVRTVTMGINLLDCRTANVQHTCRNIEERIRDKAGSFVETCNLVSRRLGIPVVNKRISITPIAFVGAGFDRDGFVELARCLDRAAISVGVDILGGFSAQVEKGMTATDREFILALPEALAVSDKVCASINIASSQKGINMDALAMLGRTVKDIAIRTSHQNGFGAAKFVVFCNQPGDNPFMAGAIHGLEEADTVLNIGVSGPGVVARALERLINNRKGNGSRLRLDEIAEEIKQTTFRVTRCGELVGRQVSEILGVSFGVVDLSLAPTPTIGDSVGEILQILGVDAIGAPGSTAILAMLNDAVKKGGLFASKTVGGLSGAFIPVMEDALLAEAVGRDELCLEKLEAMTCVCSVGLDMVAIPGSVDADTIAAIIADEMAIGMINNKTTAARIIPVPGKKAGEMVSFGGLFGSSPIMPVRNVGKSSRFIGWGGRMPAPIHSFKN, encoded by the coding sequence ATGCTGCGATCGGACCAGATCTTGTCCACCGTTGAAATGATTCAGAAAGAGAATCTCGATGTCCGTACCGTCACCATGGGCATCAACCTGCTCGACTGCAGGACAGCAAACGTGCAGCACACCTGCCGAAACATCGAAGAACGAATCAGAGACAAGGCCGGGTCGTTTGTCGAAACCTGCAATCTGGTGTCACGCCGGCTCGGTATTCCAGTGGTCAACAAGCGCATCTCCATCACCCCCATTGCCTTCGTTGGTGCTGGCTTCGATCGTGACGGCTTCGTTGAACTGGCTCGCTGTCTGGACCGGGCCGCGATCTCGGTGGGCGTTGACATTCTGGGAGGGTTTTCCGCACAAGTCGAAAAAGGAATGACCGCCACCGATCGCGAGTTCATTTTAGCCTTGCCCGAAGCCTTGGCGGTATCGGACAAGGTGTGTGCCTCGATCAACATTGCCTCGTCCCAGAAGGGGATCAACATGGATGCGCTGGCCATGCTCGGTAGAACCGTCAAGGACATCGCTATCCGTACCAGCCACCAGAACGGTTTCGGCGCCGCCAAATTTGTCGTCTTCTGCAATCAACCGGGCGATAACCCGTTTATGGCCGGAGCCATCCACGGTCTCGAGGAGGCCGATACGGTGCTCAATATCGGCGTGTCGGGCCCCGGTGTCGTGGCCCGGGCTTTAGAACGACTGATCAACAACCGAAAGGGCAATGGCAGCCGTTTACGGCTCGATGAAATTGCCGAAGAGATCAAGCAGACCACCTTCCGGGTCACCCGGTGCGGCGAACTGGTCGGCCGCCAGGTATCGGAAATCCTTGGCGTCTCATTCGGCGTGGTCGATCTGTCGCTGGCCCCAACGCCCACCATCGGTGACAGTGTCGGCGAGATTCTTCAGATCCTCGGCGTTGATGCCATCGGCGCTCCGGGATCGACCGCGATCCTGGCCATGCTCAACGACGCCGTTAAAAAAGGCGGATTGTTCGCCTCAAAAACGGTAGGGGGACTGAGCGGCGCCTTTATCCCGGTGATGGAAGATGCGCTGCTGGCCGAGGCTGTCGGCCGTGACGAACTGTGCCTGGAAAAACTGGAGGCGATGACCTGCGTCTGCTCGGTGGGCCTCGACATGGTGGCCATCCCGGGCTCGGTGGACGCCGACACCATCGCCGCCATTATCGCCGATGAGATGGCTATCGGCATGATCAACAACAAGACCACGGCAGCCCGTATCATCCCGGTACCCGGTAAAAAAGCCGGCGAAATGGTGAGCTTCGGCGGGCTGTTCGGATCCAGCCCTATCATGCCCGTCAGAAACGTCGGCAAATCAAGCCGCTTCATAGGCTGGGGCGGACGAATGCCGGCGCCGATCCACAGTTTCAAGAATTGA
- a CDS encoding glycosyltransferase, with amino-acid sequence MILIVIPCFNEARRLVPEQIIAFLDQDGDTELLFVDDASIDQTSQILHALQDRVPDRLHVLSLSRNQGKGNAVRQGILHGLQGTYHLLGYWDADLATPLPTISTFARQMEANPHLQMICGSRVQRLGASIQRHWYRHYPGRFIATWISLLLSLPVYDTQCGAKLFTSRLAEDLFAAPFLSRWLFDVELFARIIGLVGREEAVRQIQEYPLERWTDVGESKVSLSYLPKIPFELWRISRHYRHQLENS; translated from the coding sequence TTGATCCTCATCGTCATCCCCTGTTTTAACGAAGCTCGTCGTCTTGTCCCTGAGCAGATAATTGCTTTTCTCGACCAGGATGGTGATACCGAACTGCTCTTCGTCGACGACGCTTCCATCGATCAGACCAGCCAGATACTGCACGCGCTTCAAGACCGTGTACCCGACCGTCTTCACGTCCTTTCGCTGTCTCGCAACCAGGGCAAAGGCAACGCCGTCCGCCAGGGGATACTGCACGGACTCCAGGGTACCTATCATCTCCTCGGCTATTGGGATGCCGACCTGGCCACGCCGTTGCCGACGATCAGTACCTTTGCCCGGCAGATGGAGGCCAACCCGCATCTGCAGATGATCTGCGGCTCCCGCGTTCAGCGACTGGGGGCCTCCATCCAGCGGCACTGGTACCGTCATTATCCGGGGAGATTCATCGCCACCTGGATCAGTCTCCTGCTCAGTCTCCCGGTCTATGACACCCAGTGCGGTGCCAAGCTCTTCACCTCCCGGCTGGCCGAAGATCTCTTCGCCGCACCGTTCTTGTCACGCTGGCTGTTCGATGTGGAGCTTTTCGCTCGCATCATCGGTCTCGTGGGTAGAGAGGAAGCGGTGCGACAAATTCAGGAGTATCCTCTGGAGAGGTGGACCGATGTCGGCGAATCGAAGGTATCGCTTAGCTACCTGCCTAAAATCCCCTTTGAATTATGGCGAATCAGCAGGCATTACCGTCACCAGCTTGAGAACTCTTGA
- a CDS encoding phosphatase PAP2 family protein, which produces MHSTTVRHFLPDRLVLVAIIFFGAVAMIFLDSHDVWLTKLIAAYRQEWFVTLMGDSLFELEQPGGGDLVVFFLIGSVLLYLASSLVDTPCDHWPVLGRAKRIITGRPSLSSALRYHRLRLEFLLVSSFSCAILMVKTLKWAMARPRPKLTIFGTMPFSDWHEFGPFFLDAGTYRASFPSGHAALAVTLVGLAYVALYSTAGPRRQKNGLLLLCACLLFAAAMGTARVMSIAHWPTDVAFSFFGGWLLIHCLFFYGLRVVEPQGGTYHYRGQDTPPPPWRAFILCWYLSLFCLALTVCILGLRHFFFDRWPWLVCFSVVSLPVMYQALRKTREAGLFIPRA; this is translated from the coding sequence ATGCATTCTACTACCGTGAGGCATTTTCTGCCCGATCGACTCGTTCTCGTCGCCATCATCTTTTTCGGCGCAGTGGCGATGATTTTCCTTGATTCCCATGACGTATGGCTGACTAAACTGATTGCCGCCTATCGACAGGAATGGTTTGTGACGCTCATGGGGGATTCGCTCTTTGAGTTGGAACAACCAGGCGGCGGTGATCTGGTGGTCTTTTTCCTCATCGGTTCGGTGCTGCTCTACCTGGCCTCGTCGCTGGTCGATACCCCCTGCGACCACTGGCCGGTCTTGGGCCGGGCCAAACGCATCATAACCGGGCGGCCGTCACTATCTTCCGCTCTGCGCTATCATCGATTACGCCTTGAATTCCTGCTGGTCTCTTCGTTTTCGTGTGCAATCCTGATGGTCAAGACGTTGAAATGGGCCATGGCGAGACCGCGACCGAAGTTGACCATCTTCGGCACGATGCCGTTTTCCGACTGGCACGAATTCGGACCGTTCTTCCTCGATGCCGGCACCTACCGGGCCAGTTTTCCCAGCGGCCATGCCGCCTTGGCGGTGACGCTGGTCGGCCTGGCCTATGTCGCCCTCTATTCCACGGCCGGTCCGCGGCGGCAGAAAAATGGTTTGCTGCTGTTGTGCGCCTGTCTGCTTTTTGCCGCCGCCATGGGAACGGCGCGGGTGATGAGCATTGCCCATTGGCCGACCGATGTGGCCTTTTCCTTTTTTGGCGGCTGGTTGCTTATCCACTGTCTGTTCTTTTACGGACTGCGGGTGGTGGAGCCGCAAGGCGGAACGTACCATTACCGGGGGCAGGATACCCCCCCACCGCCATGGCGGGCGTTCATCCTGTGCTGGTATCTCAGTCTGTTTTGCCTGGCCTTAACCGTTTGTATCCTTGGCCTGCGTCATTTCTTCTTCGATCGATGGCCGTGGCTCGTATGCTTCAGCGTTGTCTCGCTGCCGGTCATGTATCAGGCGCTGCGCAAGACCCGGGAAGCCGGTTTGTTCATTCCCCGTGCCTGA
- a CDS encoding cyclic nucleotide-binding domain-containing protein: protein MGELPVQPAASGADMAQEIRRLAAKGAFVEADALREKLISMFPLEVALIVSTGQFIEEEKTTRLDRDHLALWQGLYDTLTEEETNAIYYRLKDDRIGAGKVLFLQSRPNSRLFFVEGGEVVLFFRKSDKNVPLAKVGRGAVIGEETFFGISYSTFSAATQTEVSLRHLSRADTADWPANLPGLLDKLNDYCRKIGSAESVIYQKNLERRTYPRFKLMAVATAVILDQHGRHTGNYFKGDVVDVSQSGVCFSMKCSKQETARALLGRSIALSITAPDTEQELIRSSATIVKVSFLLHNDYHVHARLTERIDDAQFKKLPYDRSSSSVGHRR, encoded by the coding sequence ATGGGAGAGTTGCCCGTACAACCGGCCGCTTCCGGCGCGGATATGGCTCAGGAAATCAGGAGATTGGCAGCAAAAGGCGCGTTTGTCGAGGCCGATGCCCTGCGAGAGAAGCTGATCAGCATGTTTCCCTTGGAGGTTGCCCTCATTGTCTCCACCGGCCAATTCATCGAGGAAGAGAAAACCACAAGACTCGACCGGGACCATCTGGCCCTGTGGCAAGGGCTCTACGACACCTTGACCGAGGAAGAGACCAATGCAATTTACTATCGTCTCAAAGACGATCGGATAGGCGCGGGAAAGGTACTTTTTCTGCAAAGCAGACCAAATAGTCGGTTGTTCTTTGTGGAAGGCGGCGAGGTTGTTCTCTTTTTCCGTAAGTCAGACAAAAACGTGCCCTTGGCCAAGGTGGGGCGGGGTGCAGTCATCGGCGAAGAGACCTTTTTCGGGATCTCCTACAGTACCTTTTCTGCCGCCACGCAAACTGAAGTTAGCCTGCGCCACTTGAGTCGTGCCGATACGGCCGATTGGCCGGCAAATCTGCCGGGTCTCCTGGACAAACTCAATGACTATTGCCGCAAGATCGGCAGTGCCGAATCGGTGATTTATCAGAAAAATCTGGAACGTCGCACCTATCCCCGGTTCAAGCTTATGGCTGTCGCCACGGCAGTCATTCTCGATCAACACGGGAGACATACCGGTAACTACTTCAAGGGTGACGTGGTTGATGTGTCGCAAAGCGGTGTCTGCTTTTCGATGAAATGTTCAAAACAGGAAACGGCGCGGGCGCTGCTCGGTCGTTCCATTGCCTTGTCCATTACGGCGCCGGATACGGAACAGGAATTGATTCGATCATCGGCCACGATCGTCAAGGTCTCATTTTTGCTGCACAATGATTATCATGTTCATGCCCGGTTGACGGAGCGAATCGATGATGCACAATTCAAGAAGCTGCCGTACGACCGTTCATCGTCTTCCGTTGGTCACCGGCGGTAG
- a CDS encoding RluA family pseudouridine synthase encodes MKRNFVVTEQETGRRLDRYLQGRIPELSRTTLRAVIDIGGVHVDGRRVRKNGLIVTAGQSVELHRDEAPLEPFRLDMESIVFQDDYLLAINKPAGIDTQPTPARYQGTLYEAVQVWLGRNRRFGRKLEIGMVQRLDRGTSGLIVFSIHPRAHGPLSEQFRERLVRKRYLALVQGCPAVPCGCFVSHLARNRRRNRMGSTPIGGRPAETRYRVVDARSEASLLLVELVTGRTHQIRAHFSEAGHPLIGDVRYGGPGRYENQDLSYPSLHSWRLKLYHPLSGDRLELVAPVPALMDWPVLDTVAGRLDELLEINS; translated from the coding sequence GTGAAGCGTAACTTTGTGGTGACTGAGCAGGAGACGGGACGCCGTCTCGATCGCTATCTACAGGGTCGTATCCCGGAACTGTCGCGCACCACGTTGCGGGCGGTGATCGACATCGGCGGGGTTCATGTGGACGGTCGCCGGGTTCGGAAAAACGGACTGATCGTTACCGCCGGCCAATCAGTTGAACTGCACCGAGATGAGGCACCGCTGGAACCGTTTCGTCTGGACATGGAGTCGATTGTCTTCCAGGATGATTATCTGCTGGCGATTAACAAACCGGCCGGCATCGATACCCAGCCGACACCGGCCCGCTACCAGGGGACCCTCTACGAGGCTGTCCAGGTGTGGCTGGGAAGGAACCGACGTTTCGGGCGAAAGCTGGAAATCGGTATGGTCCAGCGGTTGGATCGAGGGACCAGCGGGTTGATCGTTTTCTCCATCCATCCGCGGGCCCACGGCCCATTGAGTGAGCAATTCCGGGAGCGCCTGGTACGCAAGCGGTATCTGGCGCTGGTGCAGGGTTGTCCGGCAGTACCCTGCGGCTGTTTCGTCAGTCATTTGGCCCGAAATCGCCGGCGCAACCGGATGGGCTCGACACCGATCGGCGGGCGTCCGGCGGAAACCAGGTATCGCGTGGTCGATGCGAGGAGCGAGGCCAGCCTGCTGCTCGTCGAATTAGTTACCGGTCGTACCCATCAGATTCGAGCCCATTTTTCCGAGGCCGGCCACCCCTTGATCGGAGATGTCCGCTACGGCGGGCCAGGGCGATACGAAAATCAGGACCTGTCGTATCCCTCTCTCCACTCCTGGCGGCTCAAGCTGTATCATCCGCTCAGCGGTGATCGTCTGGAACTGGTGGCGCCGGTACCTGCCCTGATGGACTGGCCGGTACTCGACACGGTTGCCGGAAGGCTCGATGAGCTGCTTGAGATCAATTCTTGA
- a CDS encoding glycine cleavage system protein R: protein MSRQFIISVLSEDRPGIIADITGAVYELGGDLAELNQSILCGYLTMILVAAFDTAMAATTLLARLEAINSPTRFDFIVREIEASPPCPEIGAPAKAYIMTAQGRNKKGLVHGVSSFCYRHNINILDLATTRTGDTYTMILQLDLTKVTAVADVRKELQHFAEQNGLQVLLQHHDLFKVTNEIPF from the coding sequence ATGAGCAGGCAATTCATCATTTCAGTACTGTCCGAAGATCGTCCCGGCATCATCGCCGATATAACCGGTGCTGTTTACGAACTGGGCGGCGATCTGGCCGAATTGAACCAGTCGATCCTCTGCGGCTACCTGACCATGATCTTGGTCGCCGCCTTCGACACGGCCATGGCAGCGACAACGTTGCTGGCGCGCCTGGAAGCCATCAACAGCCCTACCCGGTTCGACTTCATCGTCAGGGAAATCGAGGCCTCACCACCCTGCCCTGAGATCGGCGCGCCGGCCAAGGCCTATATCATGACAGCGCAAGGGCGCAACAAGAAGGGACTGGTACATGGCGTCAGCTCGTTCTGCTACCGGCACAACATCAACATCCTCGACTTGGCCACCACCAGAACCGGAGACACCTATACCATGATCCTCCAACTCGACCTGACCAAGGTTACCGCCGTCGCCGACGTGCGTAAAGAGCTACAGCATTTTGCCGAGCAAAACGGGTTGCAGGTGCTTCTGCAGCACCACGACCTCTTCAAGGTAACCAACGAAATTCCCTTCTAG
- a CDS encoding YkgJ family cysteine cluster protein yields the protein MLRHPLPPPDRTTTLRYRQLVDELDAAIQLLIDNCFPGRLRCGPGCSSCCTRFSVLPLEAALMFAARPSCTPARVAGKDRCRLLSGDRCSIYSHRPIICRTQGLPIAYVHEDGTTLEVSACPLNFAEDHQFIHEELLFLDHYNDRLAELNRRYCRTNGIEPQLRIPIELLARNL from the coding sequence ATGCTGCGCCATCCACTGCCGCCTCCCGACCGGACCACCACCCTCCGCTACCGGCAGCTGGTCGACGAGTTGGACGCCGCTATCCAGCTCTTGATCGACAACTGTTTCCCCGGTCGTCTCAGGTGTGGCCCTGGGTGCAGCTCCTGCTGCACCCGGTTCAGCGTTCTACCGCTGGAAGCGGCGCTGATGTTTGCGGCCCGGCCGTCCTGCACGCCGGCACGAGTAGCCGGCAAAGATCGCTGCAGGCTTCTTTCAGGAGATCGCTGTTCAATCTACTCCCACCGACCGATCATCTGCCGTACCCAAGGGCTGCCGATCGCCTACGTCCATGAGGACGGGACCACCCTCGAGGTCTCCGCCTGTCCCCTGAATTTCGCCGAAGACCATCAATTCATCCACGAAGAATTGCTCTTCCTCGATCATTACAACGACCGCTTGGCCGAACTGAACCGCAGATACTGTCGGACCAACGGCATCGAACCGCAGCTGCGTATTCCCATCGAACTCCTGGCCAGAAATCTCTGA
- a CDS encoding DUF2452 domain-containing protein, whose translation MPSVDGAPPIDLVATARLTAEADDALSIQAAGKLRLLAEQREALQEQARQILLQIEQSRELHRVPCAFRKIPGHAYHLYRRSDGGTFFSMIAAAEWNAAAGQSSFRFSGSYRLEADQTWGVSRRPRK comes from the coding sequence ATCCCGTCAGTTGACGGTGCGCCGCCCATCGATCTGGTGGCGACGGCCCGTTTGACTGCCGAGGCCGACGATGCCCTGTCCATCCAAGCCGCAGGTAAACTGCGATTGCTGGCCGAGCAGAGGGAAGCGTTGCAGGAGCAGGCGCGGCAGATTCTGCTGCAGATCGAACAGAGTCGAGAGCTGCACCGTGTACCCTGTGCTTTTCGCAAGATTCCGGGGCATGCGTATCATCTCTATCGCCGTTCCGACGGCGGCACGTTTTTCTCCATGATTGCAGCGGCTGAATGGAATGCGGCGGCGGGGCAGTCATCCTTCCGTTTTTCGGGTAGCTATCGACTTGAGGCGGATCAGACATGGGGAGTGTCACGTCGTCCCCGGAAATGA